TCTTATTTTAAATAAATTTTCTTATTTTATCTGCTATTTTAGCACGAACATCTGGAGATATGTTTTTTGGTGGTCGGGGACGCATATAACCAAAATGAGGATCCTCAAAGGTGCAACCAGCAAATTTAACTGGATGCCTGTAACGGGGAATGAAATGCCAATGTAAATGTGGTTCAGGCTTATCTTCAAGGTAAAAGGTGTTCATAAGGCAACCCCAGTTAAAGAGAGTGGCATCAAATGCAGTTTTAACTGCCTTCTCCATGCTTTCCAAGAGTATAATAAAATCATCCCACTCTTCCTTTGAAAGGCCGGTTAAGGTTTTTTGGTCACGTTTCAGTGCCACCACACAGGTGGCCAGATTACTCTGGTTGGGAGCCAGAAACACAATCCAGTGATCAGTCTCCAGAAGGGGATCTCCAAAGTTGTAATCAACCAGTTTCTCGCAGTAAGGACACTCAAT
This sequence is a window from Methanobacterium sp. Maddingley MBC34. Protein-coding genes within it:
- a CDS encoding HIT family hydrolase, diadenosine tetraphosphate hydrolase; this encodes MDIECPYCEKLVDYNFGDPLLETDHWIVFLAPNQSNLATCVVALKRDQKTLTGLSKEEWDDFIILLESMEKAVKTAFDATLFNWGCLMNTFYLEDKPEPHLHWHFIPRYRHPVKFAGCTFEDPHFGYMRPRPPKNISPDVRAKIADKIRKFI